The Dysidea avara chromosome 13, odDysAvar1.4, whole genome shotgun sequence genome includes a region encoding these proteins:
- the LOC136243428 gene encoding uncharacterized protein, protein MIKIGTATMLLLALLAVQLPSGFCQDWWSLVTQAAVINPSDVTSPVSQSCTNPNLFSGILCGNQINMCKRDTKLLSTIAIGMLRSLNVCQKLFKDRPWNCSVFDSGPYLGKFTEQGTRETAFLNALISAGIAREVARKCKEQNLELCACDFTDERPKNVDETTTIISGCGDNCDYGKKVAEEFTNCGQAADSCTGLIASQNNKVGRELVMNDAKIECVCHGLSGSCSVQTCFKKVPDMEDIGKKLSEKYDIAKRVKSGPNNNLIPADPNSPQLGSTELGYCEFSPNFCKRNLTNGIYGSSGRQCWPDRNGPSSCSVLCCGGPVESRQVEKEETDCKFVWCCEIKCTVIRRYNETEYYCKYGKSYCGKSFCYTSKCENLLCDMFKTGYPSFLLLTVIVVQIPSGYTWWSLVTKTNELFDPVDVTSPIRQNCADPALFSGILSDTQINLCRSDAKLLSTTAIGVLRALNECQKQFKNRPWNCSVFDSGPYLGRFVERGTRETAFLNAIISAGIAREVARQCKEQTLDSCACDFSVLPSNNNGITIISGCGDNRKYGNQVATKFTDTGIADDTCTGLAALHNNKIGRMIVDESISESCVCHGLSGSCSVKTCFKKVPDIEEIGKQLLLQYDIAKRVEKGTSNILKPAEPSAPPLNSSELAYCEFSPNFCQRNVTYGIYGSSGRQCWQNSAAGPSSCAVLCCGGPVIQKQVKKEEEVCEFVWCCEIKCRVARTYYVTEYYCK, encoded by the exons ATGATTAAGATTGGCACTGCTACTATGTTACTGCTAGCTCTGCTTGCAGTGCAGCTGCCTTCCGGTTTCTGCCAGGATTGGTG GTCTCTTGTGACCCAAGCGGCGGTGATAAACCCGAGTGATGTGACATCGCCTGTTAGTCAAAGCTGTACCAACCCAAATTTGTTCAGTGGCATCTTATGCGGCAACCAGATCAACATGTGCAAGCGAGACACCAAGCTATTGTCCACTATCGCCATTGGAATGCTGCGATCTCTCAATGTGTGCCAAAAACTGTTTAAGGACAGACCCTGGAATTGCAGTGTTTTTGACTCCGGTCCTTACCTCGGAAAATTTACTGAACAAG GAACGCGCGAAACAGCCTTCCTTAATGCACTTATCAGCGCGGGGATAGCCAGAGAGGTTGCAAGAAAATGCAAAGAGCAGAACTTAGAATTATGTGCTTGCGACTTCACCGATGAAAGACCGAAAAATGTGGAcgaaacaaccaccatcatatCTGGATGCGGAGACAACTGTGATTATGGCAAAAAAGTTGCGGAGGAGTTCACTAACTGTGGACAAGCTGCTGATTCCTGTACTGGACTAATTGCATCACAAAATAACAAAGTTGGAAGAGAG TTGGTAATGAATGATGCAAAGATTGAATGTGTTTGTCATGGACTATCAGGAAGTTGTTCTGTCCAAACCTGCTTCAAGAAAGTACCAGATATGGAGGATATTGGAAAGAAGCTATCTGAGAAGTATGACATTGCCAAACGTGTTAAAAGTGGCCCTAACAACAATCTGATTCCAGCTGATCCTAATTCACCACAGTTAGGCTCTACTGAGCTAGGGTATTGTGAATTTTCTCCAAACTTTTGCAAGCGTAACTTGACAAATGGAATCTATGGCTCGTCTGGGAGGCAGTGTTGGCCAGACAGAAACGGTCCTTCAAGTTGCAGTGTGTTGTGCTGTGGGGGTCCAGTAGAATCAAGGCAAGTAGAGAAGGAAGAAACTGATTGCAAGTTTGTGTGGTGCTGCGAAATCAAGTGCACTGTGATCCGTAGATATAATGAAACAGAGTATTACTGCAAGT ACGGTAAGAGCTACTGTGGTAAATCATTTTGTTATACCAGCAAGTGTGAAAATTTATTGTGTGATATGTTCAAGACCGGCTACCCTTCTTTCCTACTACTAACGGTGATAGTAGTACAAATTCCCTCCGGCTATACCTGGTG GTCTCTTGTCACCAAAACGAACGAATTATTTGATCCGGTAGACGTGACATCGCCCATCCGTCAAAACTGTGCTGATCCCGCCTTGTTCAGTGGAATCTTGAGTGACACCCAGATAAATTTGTGCCGGAGTGATGCCAAGCTATTGTCAACTACCGCCATCGGGGTACTACGAGCTCTCAATGAGTGCCAAAAACAGTTTAAGAACAGGCCTTGGAATTGTAGCGTGTTCGACTCTGGTCCATACCTTGGAAGATTTGTTGAACGAG GAACGCGCGAAACAGCCTTCCTCAATGCCATCATCAGTGCTGGAATAGCTAGAGAGGTGGCAAGACAATGCAAGGAGCAAACTTTGGATTCGTGTGCTTGTGATTTTTCTGTGCTACCAAGCAACAATAATGGCATCACTATCATATCAGGGTGTGGAGACAACCGTAAATATGGCAATCAAGTTGCCACAAAGTTCACTGATACAGGAATAGCTGATGATACCTGCACTGGACTAGCAGCATTGCACAATAATAAAATCGGAAGGATG ATAGTTGATGAAAGTATTAGTGAGTCATGTGTGTGCCATGGACTGTCAGGGAGTTGTTCTGTCAAGACCTGTTTTAAGAAAGTACCAGACATTGAAGAGATTGGAAAGCAACTGTTATTACAATATGATATAGCAAAACGTGTTGAGAAAGGCACCAGTAACATTCTGAAACCTGCTGAACCCAGTGCACCACCGTTAAATTCTTCTGAACTGGCATACTGTGAATTTTCACCAAACTTTTGCCAACGTAACGTGACATATGGTATCTATGGCTCATCTGGTAGGCAGTGTTGGCAAAACAGTGCTGCGGGTCCATCAAGTTGTGCTGTCTTGTGCTGTGGGGGTCCGGTAATACAGAAGCAAGTGAAAAAGGAGGAGGAAGTGTGTGAGTTTGTGTGGTGCTGCGAGATCAAGTGCAGAGTAGCTCGTACCTATTATGTCACCGAGTATTACTGCAAGTGA
- the LOC136243391 gene encoding protein Wnt-1-like has translation MVGFTTVLLLALLTVQTLSVSSDQNSSLCSDWWSIVAHGNQVFDSEEVPSPISVDPTLFGSILNSNQIKMCQKDPKLLSTIAIGVLRALNECQKLFKNRPWNCSIFETGPAYLGKFIERGTRETGFLNAIISAGISREVARKCKEQDLQSCSCDFSAEKPPPDDKTTIISGCGDNCAYGNEIAKNFAYCGTTGCVGLVAKHNNKLGRKVVQDNTGIDCVCHGLSGSCTVQTCFKKVPDMEEIGEKLLAKYDVAQQAPSLPGQSTLAYCEFSPNFCQRNLPNGIYGSSGRQCWPDRDGPSNCNVLCCGGPVVQRQVKKETEKCEFVWCCRLECKVVNTYYETEYYCK, from the exons ATGGTTGGCTTTACTACTGTCTTACTGCTAGCTCTGCTAACAGTGCAAACATTGTCAGTTTCATCTGATCAGAATTCCAGTCTATGTTCGGACTGGTG GTCTATCGTGGCCCATGGGAACCAAGTATTTGATTCAGAAGAAGTGCCATCGCCGATCAGTGTCGATCCTACCTTGTTTGGTAGCATCTTGAATAGCAATCAGATCAAGATGTGTCAGAAAGACCCTAAGCTGTTGTCAACTATCGCCATTGGGGTACTGCGAGCTCTCAATGAGTGTCAGAAACTATTTAAGAACAGGCCTTGGAATTGCAGTATTTTCGAAACTGGGCCCGCTTACCTCGGAAAGTTTATCGAACGAG GAACTCGCGAAACAGGCTTCCTTAATGCCATCATCAGCGCTGGGATATCTAGAGAGGTTGCAAGGAAATGCAAAGAGCAGGACTTGCAATCGTGTTCTTGTGATTTTTCTGCCGAAAAACCGCCGCCGGATGACAAAACCACTATCATATCAGGGTGTGGGGATAACTGCGCTTATGGCAATGAAATTGCTAAGAATTTCGCTTATTGTGGTACCACTGGCTGTGTTGGACTAGTTGCTAAACACAATAACAAACTTGGAAGAAAA gTGGTGCAGGATAACACTGGGATTGATTGTGTTTGCCATGGACTATCAGGGAGCTGTACTGTCCAGACTTGTTTTAAGAAAGTACCAGATATGGAGGAGATTGGAGAGAAACTGCTGGCAAAATATGATGTAGCCCAACAAGCACCATCGCTGCCAGGTCAATCCACCCTTGCGTATTGTGAATTCTCTCCTAACTTTTGTCAACGTAACTTGCCAAATGGAATTTATGGTTCATCTGGTCGGCAGTGTTGGCCAGACAGAGATGGTCCATCAAATTGTAACGTCTTGTGCTGTGGGGGTCCAGTAGTACAGAGGCAGGTGAAAAAAGAAACTGAAAAGTGCGAGTTTGTGTGGTGCTGTAGACTTGAGTGCAAAGTGGTCAATACCTATTATGAAACTGAGTATTACTGCAAATAA